DNA from Agarivorans sp. Alg241-V36:
CAGCTCTCGTAGACGGTCTTGGTTAGTATCTACTAGGGTGATATCTGATTTTTCACCCACTAAGTTTTCCGCTAACGTGCCACCTACTTGGCCCGCTCCAAGAATAATGATTTTCATTTGCTAACAATACCTTAAGCGTTTATTGCTATTTTTTAGTGTTACTCTTGATGGCGCGAAAGGCAAGCCTAAGCGGTGGTTTTCCGAAGTCGAGCATAATAAAAACCGTCCATGTTATTGTTGCCGGGTAAAAGTTGCCAACCAGGTTGAGCTGCTGTTTCATCTGGGTTAATTGGCATTAATTCAGCATCATCGGTTTGTTGCAAAAATGCCGCGATTTGTTGGCTATTTTCATCTGGCAATACCGAGCAGGTTGCGTAAAGCATCACGCCGCCAGGCTTTAGCTGTTGCCAAAGCGCCTCCAAAATCTCTTTCTGTAGTTTAACCAATTCAGCTATATCACTGTCACGGCGCAGCCACTTAATGTCTGGATGACGGCGAATAACACCGGTTGCCGAGCAAGGAGCGTCTAGCAAAATGCGGTCGAAAGGCTGGTCATTCCAGCGCTCTGGCTTGCTAGCATCATTACAATGCAAGGTGGCTTTAAGCCCAATGCGCTCTAAATTCTCGGTGACTCGATTCAAACGTGTTTGTTCGGTATCTACCGCAACCAGTTCATTTAGTGAAGGCTGCAGCTCTAGGATGTGACAGGTTTTACCGCCCGGTGCGGCGCAAGCATCTAATACTCGCTCTCCAGCTTTAGCATCTAATAAGCTGGCTGCCATTTGCGCTGCGCCGTCTTGTACTGAACTAGCGCCTTCGGCGAAGCGCGGCAGTTTGTGCACTGGCTGGGCTTTATCTAAACACAGGGCTTGCTGCGCCAATGTTGAGCTTTGGCTGGAGATCTCTAGAGCGGCTAATTCGGCCTGGTAAGCATCTCGTTCACCTTGCAGGGCGTTAACCCTAATCCACATTGGAGCGTGTTGGTTATTGGCTTCGAGTATTTGTGCCCAGTGTTCGGGATAAGCCGCTTTTAAACGCTTGCTTATCCAGCTGGGGTGGCAATATTGCAAACTGTCGTTGGCAGTGAGTTGTGGCTCTAACTGCTCGCGTTGGCGCTCGGCATTACGTAGTACGCCGTTTACTAGCTTTTTAAGGCTATGTAGCTTTAACTGGCTGGTGGCCGATACGGTTTCTGACACCGCAGCGTGGGCCGGTACTCGCATATAAAATAGTTGGTATAAACCTACCATTAGCAAGAAGTGGCCGTTGCGAATCTTGCCCTTTAAGGGTTTATCCATCAGCTGTTGTAGTACAGCTTCAAAACGCGGTAACCAGCGAAGTACGCCAAAACATAACTCTTTTACTAGGGCGTGGTCGCGGGCGACAACTTGAGGCAATACCCGCGGCAACATTTGGCTAAGCGACTGACCTTGGTCCACCACTTGATACAAAGTGTTTGCTGCGGCGGCGCGGGCGTTAATCTGTTTGGTTTTTGGCTGTTCAGCCATTGGCGCTCTCCAGCTTAGAACCGAGTTCAAACCATTCTTTTCGAGCATTTAGCACATCGGCTGCGGTTAAGGCTTTTTTACCTGGGATTTGAATTTGCTCAAGGCGCAAAGCATCTTTACCGGTGGCCACCACAATGCCGTGTTTATCGGCGGCGATGATAGTGCCAGGCGTTTGCTGGCCAGAGTGCTCCAGCACGCTGGCTTGCCATACTTTGATATTTTTGTCGCCCAGGGTGAAGTAACTCACCGGCCAGGGATTAAATGCACGAATGCAGCGCTCGATAAACTCAGCATCTTGTTGCCAATCGATACAGGCTTCAGCTTTGCTCAGCTTTTTGGCGTAGTTAGCTTGGCTATCGTCTTGCGGTTCTGCGCTAAGTTCACCTTTGGCTAAGCCGTCTACCGCTTTTATCAGCGAGTGCGGGCCTACGTTTGCCAATTTATCGTAGAGTGAGGCGCTGGTTTCATCTTTGGCTATTTCCACTTCATCCAATAACAGCATGTCGCCGGTATCTAAACCAATGTCCATTTGCATGATGGTGACACCAGAGCGGCTATCGCCCGCCCAAATTGAGCGTTGAATTGGCGCGGCACCTCGCCAACGTGGCAATAAAGAGCCATGCACATTAATGCAGCCTAAACGTGGCGTATCTAAAATAACTTGTGGTAGCAGCAAACCATAAGCCACTACCACCATTAAATCGGCTTTTAGCTCTGCCAACTGTTGTTGCGCTTCTTCACTCTTAAAGTTTTCTGGTTGGAAAACTGCAATGTTGTGCTCAAGTGCCAGTTGTTTTACCGGGCTAGCTTGCAACTTTTTGCCTCGACCAGCAGGGCGATCGGGTTGGGTGTAAGCTGCAACCACTTGGTGCTCACTGCCGATTAAAGCGCTTAGGTGGCGCGCCGCGAAGTCGGGCGTGCCGGCAAAGATGATCCGCAATGGCGTCATGCTGTGTATTACCTTTGTGGTGACTTACTTGCGGCGAGCAAGTTTTTCGAGTTTAGTTTTTACTCGTTGGCGCTTAAGTGGCGACAAGTAATCAATAAATAGCTTACCTTTGAGGTGGTCTAATTCATGCTGTACACAAATTGCCAATAGGCCCTCGGCTTCAAATATTTGCTCGTTTCCGTCGGCATCTAAAGATTTTACCGTAATCTTTTCTGCTCTTGGCACTTGGGCGCGATATTCAGGAACTGATAAACAGCCTTCTTCATTTAGCGCTTCGCCATCAGTTTCGATGATTTCAGGGTTAATTAACGCAAGTCGTTGGTCTCGCGTATCTGATACGTCAATCACTACAATTTGCTGGTGAATGTTGACCTGTGTCGCAGCTAGGCCAACTCCTTCCTCTTGATACATGGTTTCAAACATGTTTTCGATTATAGTTTTAACTTTATCGTCAATATTATTAACGGGTTGCGCTATAGTACGCAGGCGTTCATCAGGAAAACGCAATACTTCAAGTACAGCCATAACTTCTGTCTTCAATCAGGTTTTGGTAGATTGTCGGTAATTCTAGTCATTTATGTGACTAAAAAACAGCTTTGGATATAGGGATGTCGCTGGGAGACACTATGAAAGGGAAAAAATTAGTTTGGCTTTGGGCCTCTTTGTTGTTTTTAGTGGGAGGTGCTATTGCTGACACACTTAAACTAAAGGAGGATTTTCCCGAAGTATATGTTGTGAAAAAAGGCGATACCTTATGGGATATTTCTGCCTTGTATTTACATTCTCCGTGGCTTTGGCCGCGCTTGTGGCAATACAACCCACAAGTTGAGAATCCTCACCTGATTTATCCAGGTGACCGTTTGTCGTTAGTGTATGAAGACGGCGAACCTCGTTTAGTGCGTAAACGTATTGTAAAAGTAACGCCGAAGACACGTATCGAAGAAAAGGCTAGCCCTATTCCAACGGTACCACTGGCTTCTATTCGCGCATTCTTGTCACATGACCACATTGCCGATGAAGACATGCTGAAAGGCGCGCCTTATGTATTGGGTGATAATGACGCTCAGTCGCGAATTGCTATTGGTCGTGCAATGTATGCTCGCGGCGAGACTAAGCCGGGCCAATATTACGGAATCTACCGCGTTGCCGAGAAATACTATGATCCGGAAACCAAAGAAGAGCTAGGCCAAGTGCTTAACTTTATTGGTGTTGGAGTGTCTGAGCGTCAGCATGAAGACAACATCACCCAGTTTAAGGTGACTCAGGTACTAAAAGAAATTCGCCAAGGCGATATTATGCTGGAGTTACCAGACCAAGATCGCCTACCTGCCTATTTCATTCCAAATAACAAACAGATGGAAAGCAGTGGCTACATTCTTTCTGCCGCTACTGATACTTCGGTAATGAGCCGTTACGATGTAGTGGTGATTAACAAGGGGACTCGCGATAACGTTGCGCCAGGCGACATGTTTGCTGTAGCACAACCAGGTAAAGTGATGATTGATAAAGTAAGGCGTAAGTCTTATGAAGAAACCGCTAATCACTTCGACCGTGCTTTTAATAGCGATGACGAGCGAGTATCACTACCTAACGAGAAAGTTGGCGAACTAATGGTATTTAAGAGCTATGAGAAATTGAGCTACGCGATTATTACCGATAGTAAAGTTATTCTTCGCCCACACTATTTGGTGGAGAATCTATAGTTGCTACCGAATTTATCGGTAGTTGAATATCTTACACTTGCAGGCGTGCCCCGTTTCTCGGTGGCGCGTTTGCAAGCTGCTTTAAGCCAATGCAGTGTTGAACAGCTATTTGCTGCCGATGCTAACCAGTTGGCCGCTTGGCAATTTACCCCACCACAAATTTCTGCATTACAGCAGCCCAAACAAGCGCGTATTGAACAAGCTCTAGCGTGGCTCGAGCAAGATGATTGCCACTTATTGGGATGCTTTGACCCTCGCTACCCAGAATGTTTACGCAATATTCAGCGTCCGCCACTGCTGCTGTTTGTGCGTGGTAATCCGGCATTATTAGATAAACCCCAGTTAGCCATTGTAGGCAGTCGTCATGCCAGTGTGTCGGGCTTAAACCATGCCAAGCGCTTTGCTCAGCAACTGGCAGAGCAAGGCGTCACCATTACTAGTGGTATGGCATTGGGGATTGATGCAGCGGCTCACAAAGGCGCGCTGCTAGCCAGAGCCGATGCAACCATTGCTGTTGTGGCAACCGGTTTGGATAGGGTATATCCAAAGCGTCATCAGGCGCTAGCGCATCAAATTAGCGAACAGGGCGCAATAATTAGCGAGTTTTGGCCTGGTACAGCGGCTAAAGCTAATCATTTTCCAAGACGAAATCGCATTATTAGTGGTTTGAGTTTAGCCACCTTAGTGGTGCAAGCGGGATTACCTAGCGGTTCTTTACTCACCGCTAATTACGCCGCGGAACAAGGGCGTGATGTGTTTGCTATGCCGGGTTCGATTGATGATCCTTTGCATGCTGGGTGCCATCATTTGATTCAACAAGGAGCTAAATTGGTGACTTGTCCGGTCGATGTAATAGAAGAGTTGGGTGATTTTGTAGGGCAAACTGCCTTGCCCTTGCATGCGGTGGAGAAAAATATGCAAGAACAAGATTTGCCTTATCGTCAATTGTTGGATAACGTAGCTTATGAGACTACGACAATTGATGATCTAGTCTTAAGCACTCAACAACCTGTTGATGCTGTACTGGCTCAGTTAACTGAGTTAGAGATATTGGGTGTTGTGGCCGTTGTGCCAGGTGGTTACGTCAAGCTGAGGAGGAACTAACTATGTTTGATATCCTCATGTATCTGTTCGAAACCTACATTCATAGTGATGTAGAGCTGTTGATGGATCACGATGAGCTTACAGAAGAGCTCAGTCGCGCAGGGTTTCATAAAGAAGAAATCTATAAGGCACTAGATTGGTTGGAGCAGCTTGCAGCCTTGCAAGATAGCGACAAACAGCCTTATTTAAATCCTTCTGAGATTCCCTCATTACGGGTGTATACCGCACCAGAAATTGCCAAGTTGGATGTACCGTGCCGAGGCTTTTTACTGTTCTTAGAGCAGATGAAGGTACTTAACGCGGAAACCCGTGAAATGGTAATTGATCGCGTAATGGAACTTGATGGACCAGAGTTAGAACTGGAAGATTTAAAATGGGTCATCTTAATGGTTCTATTTAATGTTCCGGGCAGTGAGTCGGCTTATCAGCAAATGGAAGAGTTATTATTCGATTTGGGTGATGGTCCGCTGCACTAAGTACTGACTCAACGATAAAAGGTGCGCTGCAATTAAGGCCGTGCACCGATTATTGCTTCGATAAAGGCTGTGCTTGCGTCGAATCAATAGCCTATTCGCGCCATTTTGTTATGCTTAGCAAAGTTTAACGAGGTGTCAGCATGTCTAAGATAGATCCAAAGTTATTTTCTGCCCACGAACACGCCTTAGAAAAAGAATACGACGTTTGCCCAAAATGTGGTGGCGAGCTTCAGCATCGCAACAGTAAATCTGGCCCGTTTTTAGGCTGTAGCCAATACCCAAGTTGCGACTATAGTCGAGCCTTGCACCAACAAGATCATTCTTTAGATAAAGTGCTGCCTGGGACCGAGTGCCCGGAGTGTGGTGAAGAGTTAATGCTGCG
Protein-coding regions in this window:
- the rsmB gene encoding 16S rRNA (cytosine(967)-C(5))-methyltransferase RsmB, encoding MAEQPKTKQINARAAAANTLYQVVDQGQSLSQMLPRVLPQVVARDHALVKELCFGVLRWLPRFEAVLQQLMDKPLKGKIRNGHFLLMVGLYQLFYMRVPAHAAVSETVSATSQLKLHSLKKLVNGVLRNAERQREQLEPQLTANDSLQYCHPSWISKRLKAAYPEHWAQILEANNQHAPMWIRVNALQGERDAYQAELAALEISSQSSTLAQQALCLDKAQPVHKLPRFAEGASSVQDGAAQMAASLLDAKAGERVLDACAAPGGKTCHILELQPSLNELVAVDTEQTRLNRVTENLERIGLKATLHCNDASKPERWNDQPFDRILLDAPCSATGVIRRHPDIKWLRRDSDIAELVKLQKEILEALWQQLKPGGVMLYATCSVLPDENSQQIAAFLQQTDDAELMPINPDETAAQPGWQLLPGNNNMDGFYYARLRKTTA
- the fmt gene encoding methionyl-tRNA formyltransferase; amino-acid sequence: MTPLRIIFAGTPDFAARHLSALIGSEHQVVAAYTQPDRPAGRGKKLQASPVKQLALEHNIAVFQPENFKSEEAQQQLAELKADLMVVVAYGLLLPQVILDTPRLGCINVHGSLLPRWRGAAPIQRSIWAGDSRSGVTIMQMDIGLDTGDMLLLDEVEIAKDETSASLYDKLANVGPHSLIKAVDGLAKGELSAEPQDDSQANYAKKLSKAEACIDWQQDAEFIERCIRAFNPWPVSYFTLGDKNIKVWQASVLEHSGQQTPGTIIAADKHGIVVATGKDALRLEQIQIPGKKALTAADVLNARKEWFELGSKLESANG
- the def gene encoding peptide deformylase, coding for MAVLEVLRFPDERLRTIAQPVNNIDDKVKTIIENMFETMYQEEGVGLAATQVNIHQQIVVIDVSDTRDQRLALINPEIIETDGEALNEEGCLSVPEYRAQVPRAEKITVKSLDADGNEQIFEAEGLLAICVQHELDHLKGKLFIDYLSPLKRQRVKTKLEKLARRK
- a CDS encoding LysM peptidoglycan-binding domain-containing protein yields the protein MKGKKLVWLWASLLFLVGGAIADTLKLKEDFPEVYVVKKGDTLWDISALYLHSPWLWPRLWQYNPQVENPHLIYPGDRLSLVYEDGEPRLVRKRIVKVTPKTRIEEKASPIPTVPLASIRAFLSHDHIADEDMLKGAPYVLGDNDAQSRIAIGRAMYARGETKPGQYYGIYRVAEKYYDPETKEELGQVLNFIGVGVSERQHEDNITQFKVTQVLKEIRQGDIMLELPDQDRLPAYFIPNNKQMESSGYILSAATDTSVMSRYDVVVINKGTRDNVAPGDMFAVAQPGKVMIDKVRRKSYEETANHFDRAFNSDDERVSLPNEKVGELMVFKSYEKLSYAIITDSKVILRPHYLVENL
- the dprA gene encoding DNA-processing protein DprA, with amino-acid sequence MLPNLSVVEYLTLAGVPRFSVARLQAALSQCSVEQLFAADANQLAAWQFTPPQISALQQPKQARIEQALAWLEQDDCHLLGCFDPRYPECLRNIQRPPLLLFVRGNPALLDKPQLAIVGSRHASVSGLNHAKRFAQQLAEQGVTITSGMALGIDAAAHKGALLARADATIAVVATGLDRVYPKRHQALAHQISEQGAIISEFWPGTAAKANHFPRRNRIISGLSLATLVVQAGLPSGSLLTANYAAEQGRDVFAMPGSIDDPLHAGCHHLIQQGAKLVTCPVDVIEELGDFVGQTALPLHAVEKNMQEQDLPYRQLLDNVAYETTTIDDLVLSTQQPVDAVLAQLTELEILGVVAVVPGGYVKLRRN
- a CDS encoding DUF494 family protein, translating into MFDILMYLFETYIHSDVELLMDHDELTEELSRAGFHKEEIYKALDWLEQLAALQDSDKQPYLNPSEIPSLRVYTAPEIAKLDVPCRGFLLFLEQMKVLNAETREMVIDRVMELDGPELELEDLKWVILMVLFNVPGSESAYQQMEELLFDLGDGPLH